The following proteins come from a genomic window of Nitrospirota bacterium:
- the hisD gene encoding histidinol dehydrogenase, producing the protein MRIIKKAKDIDIFLNILRRRASGGASAIVRVVNSILSDVKKNGDAAVLRYTRKFDYADANSLLFRPSEISKSAGKADRNIVQALEFSAERIRRFHEMQKEESWMARDSEYRKLPIDKNTKPAFSQTLLGQIIRPIERVGVYVPGGKASYPSSVLMNVIPAQVAGVREIAVCVPTPQGEINPYVMAAIEMLGIKEAYRIGGAQAVGAMAYGTQTIKRVDKIVGPGNIYVAAAKRMVFGEVDIDMIAGPSEILIIADASANPAFIAADLLSQAEHDELASSVLITDSEILAGDVSEEIARQMARLKRRAIASKSLKNYGAVIIVRDIAHAVKLSNDVAPEHLEIMTGRPAALLPEIKNAGAIFFGRWTPETLGDYSAGPNHTLPTGGTARFFSPLGVYDFIKRSSLLSFTRDGFMKLAKTVETIADIEGLQAHGNTIRVRTGKKKITS; encoded by the coding sequence ATGAGAATCATAAAGAAGGCGAAGGATATCGATATATTTCTCAACATTTTGAGGAGGCGCGCTTCGGGAGGCGCTTCTGCAATAGTAAGGGTGGTGAATTCCATTCTTTCCGATGTGAAGAAGAACGGGGATGCGGCTGTTCTGCGGTACACAAGAAAATTTGATTATGCGGATGCAAATTCCCTTCTATTCAGGCCGTCTGAGATATCAAAATCCGCGGGTAAGGCTGACAGAAATATTGTTCAGGCTCTTGAATTTTCCGCCGAGAGGATACGCAGATTCCATGAGATGCAGAAGGAAGAGTCATGGATGGCCAGGGATTCAGAATACAGGAAACTTCCTATAGATAAAAATACTAAGCCTGCTTTTTCCCAGACCCTTCTCGGCCAGATTATACGCCCGATAGAAAGAGTTGGTGTTTATGTGCCCGGTGGCAAGGCATCATATCCCTCAAGTGTTCTGATGAATGTAATACCTGCGCAGGTTGCGGGTGTAAGGGAAATTGCGGTTTGTGTGCCAACGCCGCAGGGAGAAATAAACCCGTATGTGATGGCAGCGATAGAGATGCTGGGGATTAAAGAGGCATACAGGATTGGCGGAGCGCAGGCAGTCGGGGCAATGGCTTATGGAACTCAGACAATAAAAAGAGTTGATAAGATTGTGGGGCCGGGCAATATATATGTGGCTGCGGCAAAGAGAATGGTTTTCGGAGAGGTGGATATTGATATGATTGCAGGCCCGAGTGAGATTCTGATAATAGCGGATGCCTCTGCAAACCCCGCATTTATTGCAGCGGATTTATTGAGTCAGGCAGAGCATGATGAGCTTGCATCCTCAGTATTGATTACAGATTCAGAGATTCTTGCAGGGGATGTCAGTGAGGAGATTGCAAGGCAGATGGCAAGGCTTAAAAGAAGAGCTATTGCAAGCAAATCTCTTAAGAATTACGGAGCCGTTATCATTGTTAGAGATATTGCCCATGCTGTAAAACTTTCAAATGATGTTGCTCCTGAACACCTTGAGATTATGACCGGAAGGCCTGCTGCTCTCCTTCCGGAGATTAAGAATGCCGGCGCAATATTTTTTGGCAGATGGACTCCGGAGACTCTCGGAGATTATTCGGCAGGGCCGAATCATACACTTCCAACCGGAGGCACCGCAAGATTTTTTTCTCCTCTTGGAGTTTACGATTTTATCAAGCGCTCAAGCCTCTTATCATTTACACGAGATGGGTTTATGAAACTCGCAAAGACAGTGGAAACCATTGCGGATATAGAAGGGCTTCAGGCGCATGGGAATACGATAAGGGTAAGGACAGGAAAGAAGAAGATAACGAGCTGA
- a CDS encoding UMP kinase: MKSSLKYKRILLKLSGEALMGTKGFGIDSAAVDFIAKEIKKVVNMGVEVAVVIGGGNIFRGVEASVKGMERASADYMGMLATVINALALQNSLEKNKVPTRVQSAIDMRELAEPYIRRKAMRHLEKDRVVIFAAGTGNPYFTTDTAAALRAMEIGAEVIIKATKVDGVYSADPVKDPNAKKYDTISYMDVLKKGLSVMDSTAISLCMDNNLPIVVFNLRGKDNIKNVAGGKKIGTIVGGHNGERAKKKGR, from the coding sequence ATGAAGTCTTCGTTGAAGTATAAAAGAATACTACTGAAGCTGAGCGGTGAAGCCCTGATGGGAACCAAAGGCTTTGGCATAGATTCCGCTGCAGTGGATTTTATAGCCAAAGAGATTAAGAAGGTTGTGAATATGGGCGTTGAGGTCGCGGTAGTGATAGGCGGCGGCAATATATTTAGGGGCGTGGAAGCAAGCGTGAAAGGCATGGAGCGCGCCTCGGCAGATTATATGGGAATGCTCGCAACTGTCATAAACGCCCTGGCCCTGCAGAATTCACTTGAAAAAAACAAGGTCCCCACAAGGGTGCAGTCAGCCATAGATATGAGAGAGCTCGCCGAGCCTTACATAAGGCGCAAGGCAATGCGTCATCTTGAAAAGGACCGCGTTGTCATATTTGCGGCAGGCACCGGCAATCCTTATTTTACGACAGACACCGCTGCTGCTTTAAGGGCCATGGAAATAGGAGCTGAGGTAATAATCAAAGCAACAAAGGTTGACGGGGTATATTCTGCCGACCCTGTAAAAGACCCAAATGCAAAAAAATACGACACTATAAGTTATATGGATGTTCTCAAAAAAGGGCTCAGCGTTATGGATTCAACTGCTATCTCATTATGTATGGACAACAACCTCCCGATTGTGGTATTTAACCTTAGGGGAAAAGACAATATCAAAAATGTTGCCGGAGGCAAAAAGATAGGCACCATCGTAGGAGGACACAATGGAGAAAGAGCTAAAAAGAAAGGCCGTTGA
- a CDS encoding HD domain-containing protein, translating to MTGITENKKSVVEAVRHQIKILNGIVLLVVYALLFLIVRFMYLFLDYISTPSLVTILTIVAGLVIMGMYIANIASNKAIRTIDDYTDKLNTLLTTTKDIREIVYGDLLLESIMENAVKITGANAGSIMLIEKDRLVFQIAKGSINANITGLSIPKSEGIAGWVAENGSNVRIEDAKNDSRFDPEVDAITGSGIKSLLCVPLKVKAGTIGILELINKQNGVFTQEDEELLSYFADQAAISIARTQFMEDQRNYEIHLTDILVDTMDTHIHEKAGHSKRVAKYSLIIADELNMSENDKRKLYKACLLHDIGFLKIKLKDVTSKEQYKAHSQLGYEMLRLINFYADIAPIVLHHHERYEGNGYPNELIGDAIPVESRIIAIAEAFDAMTSRDSYKYVGKMLDKAEHSPAAGFHHAIEELKKNAGTQFDPNLVDIFVNNIDESFLEEAY from the coding sequence ATGACAGGCATCACAGAAAATAAAAAATCTGTTGTAGAAGCCGTAAGGCATCAGATAAAGATTCTGAATGGGATAGTACTGCTCGTTGTCTATGCCCTTTTATTTCTTATTGTAAGATTCATGTACTTATTCCTTGATTACATATCCACGCCGTCTCTGGTGACTATCCTGACAATCGTTGCAGGACTCGTAATCATGGGCATGTACATTGCTAACATCGCTTCAAACAAGGCTATTAGAACAATAGATGACTATACTGACAAATTAAATACGCTTCTGACCACCACAAAAGATATACGGGAAATAGTGTACGGGGACTTACTGCTTGAAAGTATTATGGAAAACGCAGTGAAAATTACAGGAGCGAATGCAGGTTCAATTATGCTTATTGAAAAAGACAGGCTTGTATTTCAGATTGCAAAAGGCAGCATAAACGCTAATATTACGGGGCTTTCAATTCCAAAGTCTGAGGGAATTGCAGGATGGGTTGCTGAAAATGGCAGCAATGTCAGGATTGAGGACGCAAAGAATGATAGCAGATTTGACCCCGAGGTTGATGCAATAACAGGCTCAGGGATAAAGTCTCTGCTCTGTGTGCCTCTGAAAGTAAAGGCGGGGACCATCGGCATACTGGAACTCATCAACAAACAGAACGGGGTCTTCACTCAGGAAGATGAAGAGCTGCTGTCGTATTTTGCCGACCAGGCTGCCATATCCATTGCCAGAACACAATTTATGGAAGACCAGAGAAATTATGAAATCCATCTCACAGACATTCTTGTTGATACAATGGACACTCACATCCATGAAAAAGCCGGACACTCAAAGAGGGTTGCAAAATACAGCCTCATAATAGCGGATGAACTAAATATGTCAGAGAATGATAAGCGAAAATTATACAAGGCGTGCCTGCTTCATGACATCGGCTTCCTGAAAATAAAACTAAAAGATGTGACGTCAAAAGAGCAGTATAAGGCACATTCACAGCTTGGCTATGAAATGCTGCGGCTGATAAATTTTTATGCTGATATTGCCCCCATTGTTCTACACCACCACGAGCGGTATGAAGGCAATGGATACCCCAATGAACTGATAGGCGATGCCATACCCGTTGAATCAAGGATAATTGCCATTGCAGAAGCATTTGACGCAATGACCAGCAGGGATTCATATAAATATGTCGGGAAAATGCTTGACAAGGCAGAGCATTCCCCTGCTGCCGGCTTTCATCATGCAATTGAAGAACTTAAAAAGAATGCCGGCACACAGTTTGATCCCAACCTCGTAGACATTTTTGTAAATAACATTGACGAGTCATTTCTTGAAGAGGCTTACTGA
- a CDS encoding pyridoxamine 5'-phosphate oxidase family protein: MTKTEIVDFINRNPVFSLATCINNIPHVRNMLAIKVSESEVIFNVKRYKPVYQQLTTNPNVELCFYNKDAGTQLRIFGKAIEVFNTPLVEEVLLKHPDLQAQITKYGKEVISLFAVENWKATLWNSKNKEQTLEIK; encoded by the coding sequence ATGACAAAAACCGAAATAGTCGATTTCATTAACCGCAATCCTGTATTCTCACTTGCAACCTGCATTAACAATATCCCCCATGTCAGAAACATGTTGGCTATAAAAGTGAGTGAATCAGAAGTAATTTTTAACGTAAAAAGATATAAACCTGTTTATCAGCAATTAACAACAAATCCCAATGTGGAATTATGTTTTTACAATAAGGATGCAGGGACACAGCTAAGAATTTTTGGTAAAGCTATTGAAGTTTTCAACACCCCCTTGGTTGAAGAAGTTTTGTTGAAGCATCCTGATTTACAGGCTCAAATTACAAAATATGGGAAAGAGGTAATTTCGTTGTTTGCTGTTGAAAACTGGAAAGCAACCTTATGGAATAGTAAAAACAAAGAACAAACTTTGGAAATAAAATGA
- a CDS encoding type II toxin-antitoxin system PemK/MazF family toxin yields the protein MARILRGDVRWADLNPVRGHEQAGLRPVLILSHDIFNERSGTVIAVALTSQHQKAGYPLTLELKSVNLPKQSWVKISQIRTLSVERIGKIIGRVSPEEIEQVIEGLNEIIGA from the coding sequence ATGGCCCGAATACTAAGGGGTGACGTTAGATGGGCTGATTTAAATCCGGTTCGGGGCCATGAGCAAGCAGGCTTACGGCCCGTTTTAATTTTAAGCCACGATATTTTTAATGAACGTTCAGGGACGGTTATCGCCGTGGCTCTAACCAGTCAGCACCAGAAAGCAGGCTATCCTCTTACGCTTGAATTGAAAAGTGTAAATTTACCAAAACAGTCATGGGTAAAAATAAGTCAAATTCGTACTCTCTCTGTTGAGAGGATCGGAAAAATAATTGGAAGGGTTTCTCCTGAAGAAATAGAACAGGTTATTGAAGGTCTAAATGAGATAATAGGGGCATAA
- a CDS encoding TraR/DksA C4-type zinc finger protein translates to MAAKKRSKNTAKKNLKKTNKRQKKILKPEQKKTAKKKASKPSAKVKKPVKAKKASVSSKKAEALRKLLIQKREQIVKEAKIEISKYIKGETRQLVDTALDDGDWSVVDLSEDISLRQLSNHRKVMVKIDAALGKLQEGTYGICEDCGGKISEERLKVLPFSIYCRDCQEKIEQLEAIEKEPPIR, encoded by the coding sequence ATGGCTGCAAAAAAACGTTCAAAGAATACGGCGAAAAAGAATCTTAAAAAAACCAATAAACGGCAGAAGAAGATTTTAAAGCCTGAACAGAAAAAAACTGCAAAGAAAAAAGCGTCCAAACCATCTGCTAAGGTTAAGAAGCCTGTAAAGGCAAAGAAGGCAAGCGTGTCATCAAAGAAGGCAGAGGCATTAAGAAAACTTCTGATTCAAAAAAGAGAGCAGATTGTTAAAGAAGCAAAGATTGAGATATCCAAATACATAAAAGGCGAAACAAGGCAGCTTGTTGACACGGCCCTTGATGACGGCGACTGGTCTGTTGTGGACCTTTCAGAGGATATAAGCCTGAGGCAGCTCAGCAACCACAGAAAAGTAATGGTAAAGATAGATGCAGCGCTTGGAAAGCTTCAAGAGGGAACTTATGGAATCTGCGAGGACTGCGGCGGCAAGATAAGCGAAGAGAGGCTGAAGGTTCTTCCATTCTCAATTTATTGCAGGGACTGTCAGGAAAAGATAGAGCAGTTAGAGGCGATAGAGAAAGAACCGCCGATACGATAA
- a CDS encoding ribbon-helix-helix protein, CopG family → MGKAKIAITLDEQYIDQLDRFVSKHIFQNRSQAIQEAVEEKLERIKRTRLAKECTKLDPSFEKAIAEEGLSEDLSQWPEY, encoded by the coding sequence ATGGGCAAAGCAAAAATTGCAATCACATTAGACGAACAATACATTGATCAGTTAGACAGATTCGTTAGTAAACATATTTTCCAGAATAGAAGTCAAGCTATTCAGGAGGCTGTGGAGGAAAAACTTGAACGGATAAAACGAACCCGTTTGGCAAAAGAATGCACAAAACTTGACCCGTCCTTTGAAAAGGCAATAGCAGAAGAAGGATTGTCCGAGGATTTGAGCCAATGGCCCGAATACTAA
- the frr gene encoding ribosome recycling factor, with product MEKELKRKAVEKMDHSIEALKKEFASVRTGRASLALLDGIKVDCYGTPTPLQQLASLSVPESRQIAIQPWDQKVISDIEKAIMKSDLGLTPTNDGKVIRINIPSLTEERRKQLVKVVRKNSEDAKVAVRNIRRDVNDEIKKLEKEKHLSEDDTKKSLDEIQKFTDSYVKKIDEALAHKEKEIMEV from the coding sequence ATGGAGAAAGAGCTAAAAAGAAAGGCCGTTGAGAAAATGGACCACTCCATAGAAGCGCTCAAGAAAGAGTTCGCTTCTGTGAGAACAGGCCGGGCGTCTCTCGCGCTCCTTGACGGAATAAAAGTTGATTGTTACGGAACGCCGACTCCGCTTCAGCAGCTTGCATCATTAAGTGTGCCGGAAAGCCGCCAGATAGCAATCCAGCCTTGGGATCAGAAGGTAATCTCCGATATAGAAAAGGCTATAATGAAATCCGACCTGGGACTGACGCCGACAAACGACGGAAAGGTCATAAGAATCAATATCCCGTCGCTTACGGAAGAGCGCAGGAAACAGCTCGTTAAAGTTGTAAGAAAAAATTCCGAAGATGCTAAAGTTGCCGTAAGAAATATAAGAAGAGATGTTAACGATGAAATAAAAAAACTTGAGAAAGAAAAGCACCTGAGCGAGGATGATACAAAGAAATCACTCGATGAAATTCAGAAATTCACGGATTCTTATGTTAAAAAAATAGATGAGGCGCTGGCGCATAAAGAAAAGGAAATAATGGAGGTGTAA
- the truA gene encoding tRNA pseudouridine(38-40) synthase TruA translates to MKNIKLLIEYDGTNYHGWQVQKGHATLQEIIEDRLFRITGEDAALISASRTDAGVHAIGQVASFKTSSHLEPMTLQRALNATLPEDIRILNAEEAEDTFHPRYDALGKSYFYIIANTNFSSAFLYRYAWRVPYSLDLDEMKKAGDSLLGRHDFSAFRGAGCGAKSTAREITSLSIEKISSIDFMTAKINGNFIKIKVEATAFLRHMVRNIVGTLVEIGRGEMTLISVSEALKLKDRKKTGPTAPAHSLFLEKVSYPDT, encoded by the coding sequence GTGAAGAATATAAAACTGCTCATAGAATACGACGGGACAAATTATCACGGCTGGCAAGTGCAGAAAGGCCACGCCACATTGCAGGAAATAATAGAGGACAGGCTGTTCAGGATAACAGGGGAAGATGCAGCTCTTATCAGCGCTTCAAGAACTGATGCGGGCGTTCATGCCATTGGCCAGGTTGCCTCGTTTAAAACAAGCTCGCATCTTGAACCAATGACTCTGCAGAGGGCTCTCAATGCAACTCTTCCTGAAGACATAAGAATTCTTAATGCTGAAGAAGCAGAAGATACATTTCATCCGCGATACGACGCTCTCGGCAAAAGCTACTTTTACATTATAGCGAATACAAATTTTTCATCTGCGTTTCTTTACAGGTATGCATGGAGAGTGCCGTACAGTCTTGACCTTGATGAGATGAAAAAAGCCGGCGATTCACTTCTTGGCAGGCATGATTTTTCGGCATTCAGGGGAGCAGGATGCGGCGCAAAGAGCACAGCAAGAGAAATAACCTCTCTGAGTATTGAAAAAATCAGCAGCATTGATTTTATGACCGCAAAGATTAACGGAAATTTTATAAAAATAAAAGTGGAAGCAACTGCATTTCTCAGGCATATGGTCAGAAATATCGTTGGAACGCTTGTTGAAATCGGCAGGGGGGAGATGACCCTGATTTCCGTATCAGAAGCGCTTAAACTAAAAGACAGGAAAAAAACCGGGCCTACAGCGCCTGCGCACAGCCTTTTTCTTGAAAAGGTAAGTTATCCTGATACATAA